From Cellulosimicrobium sp. ES-005, one genomic window encodes:
- a CDS encoding ABC transporter permease → MILRNGEQLLVTIILPVMLLLGLVLTSFVDLDTGGATRVDFVTPGVLALAVMSTAFTSQAIATAFDRRNGVLRLMSTTPLGRGGLLAGKVLGVLAVEVVQVVVITAVALALGWQPDPAGIPAALLAVLLGTAAFTSLAMLLAGTLRAEGVLAVANLVLVLLTVGGGVLVPADQLPGPLEHVALLLPSGALGEAMRGALLDGAVPPFSVVVLLGWTAALGWGAGKLFRWT, encoded by the coding sequence ATGATCCTGCGCAACGGCGAGCAGCTCCTCGTCACGATCATCCTGCCCGTCATGCTCCTGCTCGGGCTGGTGCTCACGTCGTTCGTCGACCTCGACACGGGCGGCGCGACGCGCGTCGACTTCGTGACGCCCGGCGTCCTCGCGCTCGCCGTGATGTCGACGGCGTTCACGTCGCAGGCCATCGCGACCGCGTTCGACCGCCGCAACGGCGTGCTGCGCCTCATGTCGACCACGCCCCTGGGCCGCGGCGGCCTGCTCGCCGGGAAGGTGCTCGGCGTCCTCGCCGTCGAGGTCGTACAGGTCGTCGTCATCACGGCCGTCGCGCTCGCGCTCGGCTGGCAGCCCGACCCCGCCGGGATCCCCGCGGCCCTGCTCGCCGTGCTGCTCGGGACGGCGGCGTTCACGTCGCTCGCGATGCTGCTCGCCGGGACGCTGCGCGCCGAGGGCGTGCTCGCCGTCGCGAACCTCGTGCTCGTGCTGCTCACCGTCGGCGGTGGCGTCCTCGTCCCGGCCGACCAGCTCCCCGGCCCGCTCGAGCACGTCGCGCTCCTGCTGCCGTCCGGGGCGCTGGGCGAGGCGATGCGCGGCGCGCTGCTCGACGGCGCCGTGCCGCCCTTCTCCGTCGTCGTGCTGCTCGGCTGGACCGCGGCGCTCGGCTGGGGCGCGGGCAAGCTCTTCCGCTGGACCTGA
- a CDS encoding COX15/CtaA family protein — MSTPPPALDPAPADSPAGAAAGGGAARPDRLAPLRRWTRPVLVANLVAQIGIIVTGGAVRLTGSGLGCSTWPQCEPGQFAAKFHPETTYHQFVEYGNRTLTGVLSVIAIAALVLVWTDRSRVLSYRLLGAVPLLGVAAQAVIGGVIVLLHLHPGWVSLHFVVSAALVSVSLLLLHRSGEGDGPPVPTVAPRSRTLAWTLYGLTALIVVLGVVVTGAGPHSGDEEVGYRLAVDPALMSKIHAWAVWVFVAVLVAYLVSVRRGPEQVRRAAWILLAITLGQGLIGYVQYFTGLPALLVGLHMLGSALLVAGSTRVVLTTRTRA; from the coding sequence GTGAGCACCCCGCCCCCCGCGCTCGACCCCGCTCCCGCCGACAGCCCCGCAGGCGCCGCCGCCGGTGGCGGCGCCGCACGACCGGACCGGCTCGCGCCGCTGCGCCGCTGGACCCGGCCGGTGCTCGTCGCGAACCTCGTGGCGCAGATCGGCATCATCGTCACGGGCGGCGCCGTGCGGCTCACGGGTTCGGGGCTCGGGTGCTCGACCTGGCCGCAGTGTGAGCCGGGCCAGTTCGCCGCGAAGTTCCACCCCGAGACGACGTACCACCAGTTCGTGGAGTACGGGAACCGCACGCTCACCGGGGTGCTGAGCGTCATCGCGATCGCCGCGCTGGTGCTCGTGTGGACGGACCGGTCCCGCGTCCTGTCCTACCGGCTCCTCGGCGCCGTCCCCCTGCTCGGCGTCGCCGCGCAGGCGGTCATCGGCGGCGTGATCGTCCTGCTGCACCTGCACCCAGGGTGGGTGTCGCTGCACTTCGTCGTCTCGGCCGCGCTCGTCTCCGTCTCGCTGCTCCTCCTGCACCGGTCCGGGGAGGGCGACGGGCCGCCCGTCCCGACGGTCGCCCCGCGCTCGCGCACGCTCGCCTGGACCCTGTACGGGCTGACGGCGCTGATCGTCGTCCTCGGCGTCGTCGTCACGGGGGCGGGCCCGCACAGCGGCGACGAGGAGGTCGGGTACCGCCTCGCCGTCGACCCGGCGCTCATGAGCAAGATCCACGCGTGGGCCGTGTGGGTGTTCGTCGCCGTCCTCGTCGCCTACCTCGTGAGCGTCCGTCGCGGCCCCGAGCAGGTGCGCCGCGCGGCCTGGATCCTGCTCGCCATCACGCTGGGGCAGGGCCTGATCGGGTACGTGCAGTACTTCACGGGCCTGCCGGCGCTCCTCGTCGGCCTGCACATGCTCGGCTCGGCGCTCCTCGTCGCCGGCTCGACGCGCGTCGTCCTCACGACCCGCACCCGCGCCTGA
- a CDS encoding patatin-like phospholipase family protein, whose translation MNTTTPSSAPGISAVGLPVPDLQPSDPVPTTGERALVLGGGGSTGNAWLIGVVAGLADAGLDVSTTADLTVGTSAGSTTAAQLAGATPTELYAAALVAPTRPPAGPGGPDAGGDRTRQAADQMARTAAIIAGAQDAADMRRRLGAAALALPGASDEAVRSRWRATVGARLPDPSWPGRSLLLTAVDARTGEPAVFDRHSGVDLVDAVAASCASGFAYRIGERQYLDGGYRRNENADLAVGHRRVLVLSPFGGRTRAPLDWGLQLAVQVDELRARGSEVEVIVPGPAADHLFGPQAMDLSLRPAAAEAGYERGTALAERVAALWR comes from the coding sequence ATGAACACCACCACACCTTCTTCTGCACCGGGCATCTCGGCCGTAGGCCTTCCGGTACCTGACCTCCAGCCGTCCGATCCGGTCCCGACGACGGGTGAGCGCGCCCTCGTGCTCGGGGGCGGCGGGTCCACCGGCAACGCGTGGCTGATCGGCGTCGTCGCCGGTCTGGCCGACGCCGGGCTGGACGTGTCCACGACGGCCGACCTGACCGTCGGGACGTCGGCCGGTTCGACGACGGCGGCGCAGCTCGCCGGCGCGACGCCCACGGAGCTGTACGCCGCCGCGCTGGTCGCTCCGACGCGCCCGCCCGCGGGGCCGGGCGGCCCGGACGCGGGCGGGGACCGCACGCGGCAGGCGGCGGACCAGATGGCGCGGACGGCCGCGATCATCGCCGGTGCCCAGGACGCGGCCGACATGCGCCGCAGGCTCGGGGCGGCAGCGCTCGCGCTGCCCGGGGCGTCGGACGAGGCGGTCCGGTCGCGGTGGCGGGCGACCGTCGGTGCGCGCCTGCCCGACCCGTCCTGGCCCGGCCGGTCGCTGCTGCTCACGGCCGTCGACGCGCGGACCGGCGAGCCCGCCGTCTTCGACCGGCACAGCGGCGTCGACCTCGTCGATGCCGTCGCGGCGAGCTGCGCGAGCGGGTTCGCCTACCGGATCGGGGAGCGGCAGTACCTCGACGGCGGCTACCGCCGCAACGAGAACGCGGACCTGGCGGTCGGGCACCGGCGGGTGCTCGTGCTGTCGCCGTTCGGGGGCAGGACGCGCGCGCCACTGGACTGGGGCCTGCAGCTCGCCGTGCAGGTCGACGAGCTGCGCGCACGGGGGAGCGAGGTCGAGGTGATCGTCCCGGGCCCCGCGGCCGACCACCTGTTCGGCCCGCAGGCCATGGACCTGTCGCTCCGGCCGGCCGCGGCCGAGGCCGGGTACGAGCGGGGCACCGCGCTCGCGGAGCGCGTCGCAGCGCTCTGGCGCTGA
- a CDS encoding ATP-binding cassette domain-containing protein: MTTPAIEAHGLVKVFGENRAVDGVDLTVRTGTVYGVLGPNGAGKTTTISMLATLLRPDAGTARVFGHDVVAHPHKVRQLIGVTGQYASVDETLSATENLVIFARLLGLSRTQARRKAVELLEAFGLTEAASRPLKSFSGGMRRRLDLAASLIAQPPLIFLDEPTTGLDPRTRAQMWSTIRDLVASGSTVLLTTQYLDEADQLADRIAVIDRGRVVAEGTADDLKDAVGDQSLQLALVHAADVAPALEIVERALGLAATVSPEARRLTVPVSGPDVVTDLLVRLREARIEVGSLSMDKPSLDEVFLTLTGHGAEQPDAAAGDGAPRSTDDTPGAREDRAAVTREAALR, encoded by the coding sequence ATGACCACCCCCGCGATCGAGGCCCACGGCCTCGTGAAGGTCTTCGGCGAGAACCGCGCCGTCGACGGCGTGGACCTCACCGTGCGCACCGGCACCGTCTACGGGGTCCTCGGACCCAACGGTGCCGGGAAGACCACGACCATCAGCATGCTCGCGACGCTCCTGCGCCCTGACGCGGGCACCGCCCGGGTGTTCGGGCACGACGTCGTCGCACACCCGCACAAGGTGCGCCAGCTCATCGGCGTGACGGGCCAGTACGCCTCGGTCGACGAGACGCTCAGCGCGACGGAGAACCTCGTGATCTTCGCGCGGCTCCTCGGGCTGTCGCGCACGCAGGCCCGGCGCAAGGCGGTCGAGCTGCTGGAGGCGTTCGGCCTCACGGAGGCGGCGTCCCGCCCGCTGAAGAGCTTCTCGGGCGGCATGCGCCGCCGTCTGGACCTCGCGGCGAGCCTCATCGCGCAGCCGCCGCTCATCTTCCTCGACGAGCCGACGACGGGTCTGGACCCGCGCACGCGGGCCCAGATGTGGTCGACGATCCGCGATCTCGTCGCGAGCGGGTCGACCGTGCTGCTCACGACGCAGTACCTGGACGAGGCGGACCAGCTCGCGGACCGGATCGCGGTGATCGACCGTGGGCGTGTGGTGGCCGAGGGCACCGCGGACGACCTCAAGGACGCCGTCGGCGACCAGTCGCTGCAGCTCGCCCTGGTCCACGCCGCCGACGTCGCTCCCGCGCTCGAGATCGTCGAGCGCGCGCTGGGCCTCGCCGCGACGGTCTCCCCCGAGGCGCGCCGGCTCACCGTGCCCGTCTCCGGGCCGGACGTCGTGACGGACCTCCTCGTGCGCCTGCGCGAGGCCCGCATCGAGGTCGGCTCGCTGAGCATGGACAAGCCGAGCCTCGACGAGGTGTTCCTCACCCTCACGGGGCACGGCGCCGAGCAGCCCGACGCGGCCGCCGGCGACGGCGCGCCCAGATCCACGGACGACACCCCGGGCGCGCGCGAGGACCGCGCGGCCGTGACGCGAGAGGCGGCGCTGCGATGA
- a CDS encoding ABC transporter permease, whose translation MTTTTTTPGPTGAAVAPRPRIQAGADRALSDRTSLRATADHTLTMAYRGLLKIKRTPEQLFDVTLQPILFTLMFTYIFGGAIAGDVTSYLPIIIPGILVQTVITTSVVTGTQLREDMDKGVFDRFRSLPIARIAPLSGALLADTVRYLIATTLTFAMGYLMGYRPGGGLGAVVLAGLLVIVCSWAVSWIFAFFGVVARTASSVQGISMIVLFPLTFLSNAFVQPETMPGWLQGFVTVNPVSHLVTAVRELANTGTLGSDAAISLVGAAVIVAVFAPLTVRAYMRKA comes from the coding sequence ATGACCACCACGACCACGACCCCCGGCCCGACCGGCGCGGCGGTCGCGCCCCGGCCCCGCATCCAGGCCGGTGCCGACCGCGCGCTGTCCGACCGCACGTCGCTGCGCGCCACCGCCGACCACACGCTGACCATGGCGTACCGCGGTCTGCTGAAGATCAAGCGCACGCCCGAGCAGCTCTTCGACGTGACGCTGCAGCCGATCCTCTTCACGCTGATGTTCACGTACATCTTCGGCGGGGCGATCGCGGGCGACGTCACGAGCTACCTGCCGATCATCATCCCGGGCATCCTCGTGCAGACGGTCATCACCACGTCGGTCGTCACGGGCACGCAGCTGCGCGAGGACATGGACAAGGGCGTGTTCGACCGCTTCCGGTCGCTGCCCATCGCGCGGATCGCGCCCCTGTCGGGCGCGCTCCTCGCGGACACGGTCCGCTACCTCATCGCGACCACCCTCACGTTCGCGATGGGCTACCTCATGGGCTACCGGCCGGGCGGCGGGCTCGGCGCCGTCGTGCTCGCGGGCCTGCTGGTCATCGTGTGCTCGTGGGCCGTGAGCTGGATCTTCGCGTTCTTCGGCGTCGTCGCGCGGACGGCGTCGAGCGTGCAGGGCATCTCGATGATCGTGCTCTTCCCGCTGACGTTCCTCTCGAACGCGTTCGTCCAGCCGGAGACGATGCCGGGCTGGCTCCAGGGCTTCGTCACCGTCAACCCGGTGTCGCACCTCGTCACCGCGGTCCGCGAGCTGGCGAACACCGGCACGCTCGGCTCCGACGCGGCGATCTCGCTCGTCGGCGCCGCGGTCATCGTCGCGGTCTTCGCACCGCTCACCGTGCGCGCGTACATGCGCAAGGCCTGA
- a CDS encoding BTAD domain-containing putative transcriptional regulator, which translates to MPAPDAPTPPGDARVRVLGPVRVPGADGAPVVPRGSRAAALVAALALAGGRALGVTTLVEDLWGSDAPQDPRAALQSLVSRLRRDAAPGTVLSRAGGYALGVPSDLDHARRALADARTGTRPGTARRAAGDAGDAATVADLRAALALWHDEEPGADVPGPVGHALRVEAARLHDGLTAALRSAAAAAGDQETVVALATAALDRDETDEDAARDLMTVLAASGREREALAAYARVRHALVRELGTDPAPDLQRLAAALLDPPSGAGAPAPSSAAAPSGGPGAAAPVPGRAPGARVAQVRGVRVAPDALVGRDEDVDRVRDTLARSRLVTVLGPGGLGKTRLAQEVARRAAATGSADLVVVVELAGVRSDEDVVVALADGLGISPPARTGRLADRLAAPELREQVLERVRGRDVLLVLDNCEHVLDGAARWTADLLGAAPHLTVLTTSRSPLRLPAEHVYPLDALEADGGAGPAVRLFVERARAVRPGASLPPDVVARLCDRLDGLPLAIELAAARVRTMSVEDVERHLDERFALLRSGDRLAPDRHRTLEAVIEWSWNLLGETEQDLLCRAAVFPDGFSAEAAQAVADGPSSGAVLGAPVWGILDALDGLVAQSLLRVTEDDGVVRYRMLETVREFGALRLQDAGTTAAAHEAVQRWAAALADRCADALVGGDQAAAATDLRREQENLLFALREAVQDGRPDVVVRVFTALMGSWLLLGIEDQAAGLVEVVLDSVVGWAVPAEDVQPAALALAAVAGAGAFARPELTARALGRLRRLLRWPDVGRRTRAFARLLTVRSTEEMEATLASLRADDDAFVAMLAEFTTAQMAENEGRLAEARSWGALAHERAVARGDVAARATTAMFLASCASEAGDAEDVGRWAEAARDHLRALGATATLQQLDWVEMSAAVTLGETERAERMLAALDGTVGGTDVPPDVRSVVAMGRAEVAAMHGDDDAALALYGEAAASFDDEARWSPWYVLLVSSWLVRLAAARSALVPTVAHELRSLVLGMHRARPHFVDYPVVGTSFLALGVASVPGAEGTPDAGAARGALLVALAERMGSRQDQPSLRHENAWARVTDVAGAAVAERARAEARDLDRGELARRGFALLDEAEAELEGDAGGDRSHDA; encoded by the coding sequence GTGCCCGCACCCGACGCCCCGACCCCACCGGGGGACGCGCGCGTCCGCGTCCTCGGACCGGTACGGGTCCCGGGAGCGGACGGCGCGCCCGTCGTCCCGCGCGGGTCGCGGGCGGCCGCGCTCGTCGCCGCGCTCGCGCTCGCGGGTGGTCGGGCGCTGGGCGTGACGACGCTCGTCGAGGACCTGTGGGGGTCCGACGCGCCGCAGGACCCGCGCGCCGCGCTCCAGAGCCTCGTCTCCCGGCTCCGGCGGGACGCCGCACCCGGGACCGTCCTCTCGCGCGCGGGCGGCTACGCCCTCGGTGTGCCGAGCGACCTGGACCACGCTCGTCGCGCGCTCGCGGACGCCCGGACCGGGACGCGTCCCGGCACCGCGCGCCGGGCCGCGGGGGACGCGGGGGACGCGGCGACCGTCGCCGACCTGCGGGCCGCGCTCGCGCTGTGGCACGACGAGGAGCCGGGCGCCGACGTGCCCGGACCCGTCGGGCACGCGCTGCGCGTGGAGGCGGCGCGGCTGCACGACGGGCTGACGGCCGCGCTGCGGTCGGCCGCGGCCGCCGCCGGGGACCAGGAGACCGTCGTCGCGCTCGCGACGGCGGCGCTCGACCGCGACGAGACCGACGAGGACGCCGCGCGCGACCTCATGACGGTCCTCGCGGCGTCGGGCCGGGAGCGCGAGGCGCTCGCCGCGTACGCGCGCGTCCGCCACGCGCTCGTCCGCGAGCTCGGCACGGACCCGGCCCCGGACCTCCAGCGGCTCGCCGCCGCCCTGCTCGACCCTCCGTCCGGTGCGGGCGCCCCGGCGCCGTCGTCTGCCGCGGCACCGTCCGGCGGCCCTGGCGCCGCGGCCCCGGTGCCCGGCAGGGCCCCGGGCGCCCGCGTCGCGCAGGTGCGTGGCGTGCGCGTGGCGCCCGACGCGCTCGTCGGCCGGGACGAGGACGTCGACCGCGTGCGGGACACGCTCGCCCGGTCGCGGCTCGTCACGGTGCTCGGTCCGGGCGGGCTCGGCAAGACGCGCCTCGCGCAGGAGGTCGCGCGCCGCGCCGCCGCGACCGGGTCCGCCGACCTCGTGGTCGTCGTCGAGCTCGCGGGCGTGCGGTCCGACGAGGACGTCGTCGTGGCTCTCGCGGACGGGCTGGGGATCTCGCCACCCGCGCGCACGGGGCGGCTCGCCGACCGCCTGGCGGCGCCGGAGCTGCGCGAGCAGGTGCTCGAGCGCGTGCGGGGGCGCGACGTCCTGCTCGTCCTGGACAACTGCGAGCACGTGCTCGACGGCGCGGCGCGCTGGACCGCCGACCTGCTCGGCGCCGCACCGCACCTGACCGTCCTCACGACGAGCCGGTCGCCCCTGCGGCTCCCGGCCGAGCACGTGTACCCCCTCGACGCCCTGGAAGCGGACGGTGGGGCCGGACCTGCCGTGCGTCTCTTCGTCGAGCGTGCGCGCGCCGTCCGGCCCGGCGCGAGCCTGCCCCCTGACGTCGTCGCCCGGCTGTGCGACCGGCTCGACGGTCTCCCGCTCGCGATCGAGCTCGCCGCGGCCCGCGTGCGCACCATGAGCGTCGAGGACGTCGAGCGGCACCTCGACGAGCGCTTCGCGCTGCTGCGTTCCGGCGACCGGCTCGCCCCCGACCGGCACCGCACGCTCGAGGCCGTGATCGAGTGGAGCTGGAACCTGCTCGGGGAGACGGAGCAGGACCTGCTGTGCCGTGCGGCCGTGTTCCCCGACGGGTTCTCGGCCGAGGCGGCACAGGCCGTGGCCGATGGCCCGTCCTCGGGAGCGGTGCTCGGCGCGCCCGTGTGGGGGATCCTGGACGCGCTCGACGGGCTCGTCGCCCAGTCGCTCCTGCGGGTCACCGAGGACGACGGGGTCGTGCGCTACCGGATGCTCGAGACCGTGCGGGAGTTCGGCGCCCTGCGGCTCCAGGACGCGGGCACCACGGCCGCGGCGCACGAGGCCGTGCAGCGCTGGGCCGCCGCGCTCGCGGACCGCTGCGCGGACGCGCTCGTCGGGGGCGACCAGGCCGCCGCCGCGACCGACCTGCGGCGCGAGCAGGAGAACCTCCTCTTCGCGCTCCGCGAGGCGGTCCAGGACGGCCGACCCGACGTCGTCGTGCGGGTGTTCACGGCGCTCATGGGGTCCTGGCTCCTGCTCGGCATCGAGGACCAGGCGGCCGGGCTCGTGGAGGTCGTGCTCGACTCCGTCGTCGGCTGGGCCGTCCCGGCCGAGGACGTCCAGCCCGCGGCGCTCGCGCTCGCCGCGGTCGCCGGCGCCGGGGCGTTCGCGCGCCCCGAGCTCACCGCCCGGGCGCTGGGGAGGCTGCGCCGCCTCCTGCGCTGGCCCGACGTCGGGCGACGCACCCGGGCGTTCGCGCGGCTCCTGACGGTGCGCAGCACCGAGGAGATGGAGGCGACGCTCGCGAGCCTGCGGGCGGACGACGACGCGTTCGTCGCGATGCTGGCCGAGTTCACGACGGCCCAGATGGCGGAGAACGAGGGGCGCCTCGCCGAGGCGCGCTCGTGGGGCGCGCTCGCGCACGAGCGCGCGGTCGCCCGAGGCGACGTCGCGGCGCGCGCGACGACGGCGATGTTCCTCGCCTCGTGCGCGAGCGAGGCGGGCGACGCGGAGGACGTCGGACGCTGGGCCGAGGCGGCGCGCGACCACCTGCGCGCGCTGGGCGCGACGGCGACGTTGCAGCAGCTCGACTGGGTGGAGATGTCGGCCGCGGTGACGCTCGGCGAGACGGAGCGCGCCGAGCGGATGCTCGCGGCGCTCGACGGCACGGTGGGCGGCACGGACGTCCCGCCCGACGTGCGGTCCGTCGTCGCCATGGGCCGGGCGGAGGTCGCGGCGATGCACGGTGACGACGACGCGGCCCTCGCGCTCTACGGCGAGGCCGCCGCCTCGTTCGACGACGAGGCGCGCTGGTCGCCCTGGTACGTCCTGCTCGTCTCGTCGTGGCTCGTGCGCCTCGCGGCGGCCAGGTCCGCGCTGGTCCCGACCGTCGCCCACGAGCTCCGGTCGCTCGTGCTCGGGATGCACCGGGCGCGGCCGCACTTCGTGGACTACCCGGTCGTCGGGACGTCGTTCCTCGCGCTCGGCGTCGCCTCCGTACCCGGTGCGGAGGGCACGCCGGACGCGGGCGCGGCGCGCGGGGCCCTCCTCGTCGCGCTCGCGGAACGGATGGGCTCGCGCCAGGACCAACCGTCGCTGCGGCACGAGAACGCCTGGGCGCGGGTGACCGACGTCGCCGGTGCCGCGGTCGCGGAGCGCGCACGGGCCGAGGCTCGTGACCTGGACCGGGGCGAGCTCGCGCGCCGGGGCTTCGCGCTCCTCGACGAGGCCGAGGCCGAGCTCGAGGGCGACGCCGGCGGGGACCGCTCCCACGACGCCTGA
- a CDS encoding SUMF1/EgtB/PvdO family nonheme iron enzyme: protein MGSPLPDLVPVPGGRIDVVDARTRESRPVVLEPFHVARTPVTVGQHRAVLAADPLRPRRGPSADGRPRSTAEEQDRTSGEPDDVPVHGVTWFEAVLWCNAASRVAGLDPAYRVEGRDVRWDVRSAGYRLPTEAEWEHASRGGTSGPRYGPIGDVAWTADDDADGPRPVATRLPNAFGLHDVLGNVWEWCWDYADTARYGEYRSLRGGGWADRPWSVRAGVRRGSAPDARIEDVGLRVARGAVGEPGVPAAQGWSDAADRARAQVPGLLPLGWTPLTFPPAAGDAAAVVGAED, encoded by the coding sequence GTGGGCTCTCCTCTTCCCGACCTCGTCCCGGTCCCGGGCGGCCGGATCGACGTCGTCGACGCGCGCACCCGGGAGTCACGACCCGTCGTCCTGGAACCGTTCCACGTCGCTCGCACCCCCGTGACCGTCGGCCAGCACCGAGCCGTGCTCGCCGCCGACCCGCTCCGGCCTCGACGCGGGCCGTCGGCCGACGGGCGCCCACGCTCCACGGCGGAGGAGCAGGACCGCACGTCCGGGGAGCCGGACGACGTCCCCGTGCACGGGGTGACGTGGTTCGAGGCGGTGCTCTGGTGCAACGCGGCCTCCCGGGTGGCGGGCCTGGACCCCGCGTACCGGGTCGAGGGTCGGGACGTGCGCTGGGACGTGCGGTCGGCGGGCTACCGGCTCCCGACCGAGGCCGAGTGGGAGCACGCGTCCCGCGGCGGGACGTCCGGTCCGCGCTACGGTCCGATCGGTGACGTCGCCTGGACAGCGGACGACGACGCCGACGGTCCACGGCCCGTCGCCACGCGGCTCCCGAACGCGTTCGGTCTGCACGACGTGCTCGGCAACGTCTGGGAGTGGTGCTGGGACTACGCCGACACGGCGCGCTACGGCGAGTACCGGAGCCTGCGCGGCGGTGGCTGGGCGGACCGGCCGTGGAGCGTGCGCGCGGGGGTGCGCCGCGGCAGCGCGCCCGACGCGCGGATCGAGGACGTCGGGCTGCGGGTCGCGCGGGGCGCCGTGGGCGAGCCGGGCGTCCCCGCCGCCCAGGGCTGGTCGGACGCGGCGGACCGCGCCCGGGCGCAGGTCCCCGGCCTCCTGCCGCTCGGATGGACGCCGTTGACGTTCCCGCCCGCCGCCGGGGACGCCGCCGCCGTCGTCGGTGCCGAGGACTAG
- a CDS encoding NUDIX hydrolase, with protein MPAEATGGAPVVDALAPRPVVETTVVHAGRVFDLRSDVVDLGDGGRVTREYLDHPGAVAIVALDEQERVLLLRQYRHPVRRELWEVPAGLLDVVGEDGRLAAARELAEESDLQAARWDVLVDYFTTPGGSNEALRVFLARDLSPVPDDERFEREAEELDMELRWVPLDEALRGVLAGELHNPSAVVGILAAAASRAGGWASLRPADAPWPERRGG; from the coding sequence GTGCCGGCCGAGGCGACGGGCGGCGCGCCCGTCGTCGACGCCCTCGCCCCGCGCCCCGTCGTCGAGACGACGGTCGTGCACGCGGGTCGCGTGTTCGACCTGCGGTCCGACGTGGTCGACCTGGGGGACGGGGGCCGCGTCACGCGCGAGTACCTCGACCACCCCGGGGCGGTCGCGATCGTCGCCCTCGACGAGCAGGAGCGCGTCCTGCTGCTGCGGCAGTACCGCCACCCCGTGCGGCGCGAGCTGTGGGAGGTGCCCGCGGGCCTGCTCGACGTCGTGGGGGAGGACGGGCGGCTCGCGGCGGCCCGCGAGCTCGCGGAGGAGTCCGACCTGCAGGCCGCGCGCTGGGACGTCCTCGTCGACTACTTCACGACGCCGGGCGGCTCGAACGAGGCGCTGCGCGTCTTCCTCGCGCGGGACCTGTCGCCCGTCCCCGACGACGAGCGGTTCGAGCGCGAGGCCGAGGAGCTCGACATGGAGCTGCGGTGGGTGCCGCTCGACGAGGCGCTGCGCGGCGTCCTCGCGGGCGAGCTGCACAACCCGTCCGCCGTCGTCGGGATCCTCGCCGCCGCCGCGTCGCGCGCGGGCGGCTGGGCGTCGCTGCGCCCGGCCGACGCGCCGTGGCCGGAGCGCCGCGGGGGCTAA